The Anabaena sp. WA102 genome contains a region encoding:
- a CDS encoding Uma2 family endonuclease, whose amino-acid sequence MLETVLAEPSIKLPPTQAELPCDDGIPMETQRHKLQMDILIDTIQPWLDQRTDGYVGGNMFVYYSLAQLKNQDFRGPDFFAVLGVPKTERLSWVVWEEGKPPDVVIELLSETTANNDKNQKKLIYQNQMRVSEYFWYDPFNPNDFAGFDLNSGAYQQIALNEKNQLVSKVLNLALVRWEGNYRGVDATWLRWATLDGELFPTSQEMVIITQQRADEIEQIAEQEKQRAEQAELQLRQVAIKLLQNGMSIEQVAQLTNLDILEVEQLMN is encoded by the coding sequence ATGTTAGAAACTGTTTTGGCTGAACCTAGCATTAAACTGCCACCCACCCAGGCAGAACTTCCTTGTGATGATGGTATCCCCATGGAGACACAAAGACATAAATTACAAATGGATATTTTAATTGATACCATTCAGCCTTGGTTAGATCAAAGGACTGATGGATATGTAGGTGGCAATATGTTTGTTTACTACAGTTTAGCACAATTAAAAAATCAAGATTTTCGCGGTCCAGATTTTTTTGCTGTTTTAGGTGTGCCGAAAACAGAAAGACTTTCTTGGGTAGTTTGGGAAGAAGGAAAACCCCCAGACGTGGTAATTGAATTACTTTCAGAAACCACAGCTAACAATGATAAAAATCAGAAAAAACTGATTTATCAAAATCAAATGCGGGTTTCTGAATATTTTTGGTATGACCCGTTTAACCCCAATGATTTTGCAGGTTTTGATCTGAATAGTGGTGCATATCAACAGATTGCTCTAAATGAGAAAAATCAATTGGTAAGCAAAGTTTTAAATTTAGCTTTAGTGCGTTGGGAAGGTAATTATAGAGGCGTTGATGCCACTTGGTTACGCTGGGCAACTTTGGATGGTGAATTATTTCCCACTTCTCAGGAAATGGTAATAATTACACAACAAAGAGCAGATGAAATAGAACAAATTGCAGAACAAGAAAAACAACGTGCAGAACAAGCTGAATTGCAATTAAGACAAGTTGCTATTAAGTTGTTACAGAATGGAATGTCCATAGAACAAGTGGCACAATTGACAAATTTGGATATTTTGGAGGTGGAACAATTGATGAATTAA
- the cysW gene encoding sulfate ABC transporter permease subunit CysW, with translation MTIDKVKRQKKQSWVPAVLIGIAIAYLFLVQYIPAINVFFEAFKKGTGPFLSNLAKPEFLHAAWLTLLLAAISIPVNAVFGLCAAWAIARHKFPGRAIVLSIIDLPFSISPVVAGLMIVLLYGRQGWFGPWLQAHNIQIIFAFPGMVMATAFVSMPFVAREVIPILEEFGKDQEEAARTLGANDWQTFWRVTLPSIRWGLLYGLILTNARAMGEFGAVSVVSGNIANTTQSLPLFVEDAYKQYETEAAFSAAVLLAFLAVITLILKEILERKTQIKEVE, from the coding sequence ATGACAATAGATAAAGTTAAAAGACAAAAAAAACAAAGTTGGGTGCCGGCGGTTTTAATTGGGATTGCGATCGCCTACCTATTTCTGGTTCAATATATTCCAGCTATTAATGTTTTTTTTGAAGCTTTCAAAAAGGGAACTGGACCATTTTTATCCAACCTGGCAAAACCGGAATTTCTCCATGCAGCTTGGTTAACTCTATTACTGGCTGCGATTTCCATCCCTGTAAATGCAGTATTTGGATTATGCGCGGCTTGGGCGATCGCTCGACATAAATTCCCTGGACGCGCTATAGTTCTCAGTATCATTGATTTACCCTTTTCCATCTCCCCAGTCGTCGCCGGGTTAATGATAGTCCTACTATACGGCAGACAGGGCTGGTTTGGTCCTTGGCTACAAGCACATAATATCCAAATTATCTTTGCTTTTCCAGGAATGGTAATGGCTACCGCCTTTGTGAGTATGCCTTTTGTCGCCAGAGAAGTAATTCCTATCTTAGAAGAATTTGGCAAAGATCAAGAAGAAGCCGCCAGAACATTAGGTGCAAACGATTGGCAAACTTTCTGGCGAGTAACTTTACCGAGTATTCGCTGGGGGTTACTCTACGGTTTAATCTTAACAAATGCCAGAGCAATGGGTGAATTTGGCGCAGTTTCTGTCGTATCTGGTAACATTGCTAATACAACCCAGAGTTTACCCTTATTCGTGGAAGATGCTTACAAACAATATGAAACTGAAGCTGCTTTTTCTGCGGCTGTATTGTTAGCATTTCTAGCCGTAATCACCTTGATACTCAAGGAAATTCTAGAACGCAAAACCCAGATTAAAGAAGTTGAATAA
- the cysT gene encoding sulfate ABC transporter permease subunit CysT, whose product MAVSSPVQTNIKPSIWKVFLDNLLHLPWTWRITLGYLTVMLFIPIMAMFLKASTESPEKFWEIATNDLALATYNVTFVTSLFAALLNGVFGTLIAWVLVRYDFPLKRIIDATVDLPFALPTSVAGLTLATVYSDNGWLGSLLAPMGIKVSFTRLGVGVAMIFISLPFVVRTVQPVLQEMESEIEEAAWSLGASEWQTFWKVILPPLFPTILTGVALGFSRAVGEYGSTVIISSNTPYKDLIAPVLIFQRLEQYDYSGATVIGVVLLGISLVMLLAINFLQAWARRYDNR is encoded by the coding sequence ATGGCTGTATCTTCTCCTGTACAAACTAATATTAAACCTTCGATTTGGAAGGTGTTTCTAGATAATTTGCTTCATCTTCCTTGGACTTGGCGAATTACTTTGGGATATCTAACTGTGATGTTATTTATTCCGATTATGGCCATGTTTCTCAAGGCTAGTACGGAATCTCCAGAGAAGTTTTGGGAAATTGCGACTAATGATTTAGCATTGGCGACTTATAACGTTACCTTTGTTACGTCTTTATTTGCAGCTTTGCTGAATGGTGTGTTTGGAACTTTGATTGCTTGGGTATTGGTGCGTTACGATTTTCCTTTGAAACGGATTATTGATGCGACTGTAGATTTACCATTTGCTTTGCCAACATCAGTAGCAGGTTTAACACTGGCAACAGTTTATAGTGATAATGGTTGGCTGGGTTCATTGTTAGCACCAATGGGGATTAAGGTATCCTTTACTCGGTTGGGAGTTGGGGTAGCAATGATATTTATATCTTTACCTTTTGTGGTGAGAACTGTCCAACCGGTACTGCAAGAAATGGAATCGGAAATTGAAGAGGCTGCTTGGAGTTTGGGTGCTTCCGAATGGCAAACTTTTTGGAAAGTGATTTTACCGCCTTTATTTCCGACAATTTTAACTGGTGTGGCTTTGGGTTTTTCCCGCGCTGTGGGAGAGTATGGTTCAACAGTAATTATTTCTTCTAATACACCATATAAAGATTTGATTGCACCTGTGTTAATTTTCCAACGGTTGGAACAATATGACTATTCCGGTGCAACTGTAATTGGTGTGGTTTTATTAGGAATTTCTTTGGTGATGTTGTTAGCAATTAATTTCTTACAAGCTTGGGCGAGAAGATATGACAATAGATAA
- a CDS encoding type II toxin-antitoxin system PemK/MazF family toxin, which yields MVVNSYFPNRGDIVKLEFGNTQRFTADSIKRAFSLQASGMSFDDIAKTLNNELQQLGREQIGYRPVLVISPIKYNRMASLVLVCPINSNPKGLSFEVPLVEGMKTKGVVLADQIKTLDWRARKVKFVESVTQDLIEEVQAKLETLIL from the coding sequence TTGGTAGTTAATTCTTATTTTCCCAATCGAGGAGATATTGTTAAATTAGAATTTGGGAACACACAAAGATTTACTGCTGATTCGATTAAGCGTGCATTTTCCCTGCAAGCGTCAGGAATGTCTTTTGATGATATTGCTAAGACATTAAATAACGAATTGCAACAACTTGGGCGTGAACAAATCGGCTATCGTCCTGTTCTTGTTATATCTCCAATTAAATATAATCGAATGGCTTCTTTAGTTCTAGTGTGTCCTATAAATAGCAATCCAAAAGGGCTGAGTTTTGAAGTTCCACTTGTTGAGGGAATGAAAACAAAAGGAGTTGTGTTAGCTGACCAAATTAAAACACTAGATTGGAGAGCTAGAAAGGTAAAATTTGTTGAAAGTGTTACCCAAGATTTAATAGAAGAAGTACAAGCGAAACTTGAAACATTAATTTTATAA
- a CDS encoding NIL domain-containing protein → MSSENTLINKRIRIRITQDHHQEPVISRLVSEYGLTVNIKAAILGQNAVGDGWFDLDLQGTETQIQNGLNYLQELKLQVWDENSISDW, encoded by the coding sequence ATGAGCAGTGAAAATACCCTGATAAACAAGCGAATTCGCATCAGAATCACTCAAGATCATCATCAAGAACCTGTTATTTCTCGCCTAGTTTCCGAATACGGCTTAACAGTAAATATCAAAGCTGCAATTCTCGGACAAAATGCTGTAGGTGATGGTTGGTTTGACTTAGATTTACAAGGAACAGAAACACAAATTCAAAATGGGTTAAATTATTTGCAAGAATTGAAATTGCAGGTTTGGGATGAGAATAGTATTAGTGATTGGTAA
- a CDS encoding TRAP transporter small permease subunit: MRHSKRFAFISKLLKFSQFIDNGADKLGWLSNWLVLLTIGVGFFNVVARYMGRFIGVQLSSNALLELQWYLFSLTFLFGFVYILRHGENVRVDFLYTNMSEKKRALVDFVGTVLFLIPFCLLGIWVTINPVLQSWGRLSDGSWGTWEISSDANGLPRAPIKTMVPIALLLLLLQSISQAIKYLAVLLGYQQVAEQIRLETSENINIE; the protein is encoded by the coding sequence ATGCGTCACTCAAAAAGATTTGCTTTCATCAGTAAGCTATTAAAATTTTCGCAGTTTATTGACAATGGTGCTGATAAATTGGGATGGTTATCGAATTGGCTGGTTTTGCTGACAATTGGAGTCGGTTTTTTCAATGTTGTCGCCCGTTATATGGGTCGCTTTATTGGCGTACAATTGTCTTCTAATGCCTTATTAGAACTGCAATGGTATTTATTTTCTCTCACATTCTTATTCGGCTTCGTTTATATTTTACGTCATGGAGAAAATGTCCGGGTTGATTTTCTCTATACTAATATGAGTGAAAAAAAACGCGCCTTAGTTGACTTTGTGGGAACAGTTTTATTTTTAATTCCCTTTTGTCTACTTGGCATTTGGGTGACAATCAATCCAGTTTTACAATCTTGGGGGAGATTAAGTGATGGTAGTTGGGGAACTTGGGAAATATCTTCTGATGCTAATGGTTTACCCCGCGCCCCAATTAAAACAATGGTTCCTATAGCCTTATTATTGCTGCTTTTACAAAGTATTTCTCAAGCAATTAAATATTTAGCAGTATTACTAGGCTATCAACAAGTAGCGGAACAAATTCGTTTAGAAACTTCAGAAAATATCAATATTGAATAG
- a CDS encoding Uma2 family endonuclease: MTAVTLQIPQSLKFTDDEFVEIVAANKDLRLELSHQGELTIMSPTGGETGNRNFEMCFDLGYWNRQNNLGKAFDSSTGFKLPNGATRSPDVSWIKIERWNVLTPEQRKKFLPLCPDFVIELVSESDDLADTQAKMQEFIANGLRLGWLINPKTKQVEIYRQNQEIEVLQSPISLSGEDVLPGFILDLQPIFL, translated from the coding sequence ATGACTGCTGTAACTTTACAAATACCACAATCATTAAAATTCACAGATGATGAATTTGTGGAAATAGTCGCTGCTAATAAAGATTTGCGTTTAGAATTATCACATCAAGGGGAATTAACTATTATGTCACCAACTGGAGGAGAAACAGGAAATCGTAATTTTGAAATGTGTTTTGATTTAGGGTATTGGAATCGCCAAAATAATTTAGGAAAAGCTTTCGATTCTTCCACAGGTTTTAAATTACCTAATGGTGCTACCCGTTCCCCAGATGTGTCTTGGATTAAAATAGAAAGATGGAATGTACTCACACCAGAACAAAGAAAAAAGTTTTTGCCTTTATGTCCCGATTTTGTGATTGAGTTAGTTTCTGAAAGTGATGATTTAGCAGATACTCAAGCAAAAATGCAGGAATTTATAGCCAATGGTTTACGTTTAGGGTGGTTAATTAATCCTAAAACCAAACAAGTAGAAATTTATCGTCAAAATCAAGAAATAGAAGTTTTACAATCTCCTATAAGTTTATCTGGAGAAGATGTATTACCAGGTTTTATTTTAGATTTACAGCCAATTTTTCTTTAA
- a CDS encoding TRAP transporter large permease encodes MGFEWLAVLMFVGFFFILMSGFPVAFSFAGTAIVFGLIGTAVGAFNPARLLLLPNSWFGTMSNFTLLAIPFFVFLGAVLEKSGLAEELLETIGIILSRVRGGLALAVVLVGTVLAATTGVVAATVIVMGMLSLPLMLRYGYDKKLASGVIIASGTLAQLIPPSLVLVILSDQIGVSVGDLFLGALIPGLMLSTSYILYILGLAFFQPEKVPLIPDDVVIPQGTQLIKQIFKAVVPPIILIFAVLGSIFFGVATPTEAGAVGAVGASILAAFNKRLTPQLIRDAAHSTAVITALVVMILFCSSMFSLVFDALGGKTLITNLLVGLPGGYWGFLIVSNIVIFILGAFLEFIEICFIAMPLFVPAAQALHIDMVWFGVVMAVNLQTAFISPPVGFSLFYLQSVAPKEVSTLDIHKSAIPFIVLQFIVLLIVIAFPQTVRWLIDISATTGV; translated from the coding sequence ATGGGTTTTGAATGGTTAGCAGTTTTAATGTTTGTCGGCTTTTTCTTTATTCTCATGAGTGGCTTCCCTGTCGCTTTTTCTTTCGCCGGCACAGCCATTGTTTTTGGACTTATTGGTACAGCAGTTGGGGCTTTTAATCCGGCGCGTCTTCTCCTATTACCTAATAGTTGGTTTGGCACAATGTCGAATTTTACCTTACTTGCTATTCCCTTCTTTGTGTTTTTGGGCGCAGTTCTAGAAAAGTCAGGATTAGCTGAAGAATTATTAGAAACTATCGGCATTATTTTAAGTCGTGTTCGGGGAGGATTAGCTTTAGCAGTTGTCTTAGTAGGAACTGTTTTAGCAGCCACAACTGGAGTTGTAGCCGCCACAGTAATTGTGATGGGAATGTTATCATTACCGCTAATGTTACGCTATGGCTATGATAAAAAATTAGCTTCAGGAGTAATTATTGCTTCTGGTACTTTAGCCCAGTTAATTCCTCCCAGTTTAGTTTTAGTTATTCTCAGTGATCAAATTGGTGTTTCTGTGGGAGATTTATTTTTAGGGGCATTAATTCCCGGATTAATGTTATCTACTTCCTATATTCTCTATATTTTAGGACTAGCTTTTTTTCAACCGGAAAAAGTGCCACTTATCCCTGATGATGTGGTAATTCCTCAAGGTACTCAATTAATTAAACAAATTTTCAAAGCTGTTGTTCCGCCAATTATTTTAATTTTTGCAGTGTTAGGTAGCATTTTCTTTGGTGTAGCTACTCCCACCGAAGCGGGGGCTGTAGGTGCTGTTGGGGCTTCTATTCTGGCTGCTTTTAATAAACGTCTGACACCACAATTAATTCGTGATGCTGCCCATTCTACCGCAGTAATTACAGCTTTGGTGGTGATGATTTTATTCTGTTCTTCGATGTTTAGTTTGGTGTTTGATGCTTTGGGTGGCAAAACTCTGATTACTAATTTATTAGTAGGTTTACCTGGAGGATATTGGGGTTTTTTAATTGTTAGTAATATCGTGATTTTTATTTTAGGAGCTTTTTTAGAATTTATTGAAATTTGCTTTATTGCTATGCCTTTATTTGTGCCAGCAGCCCAAGCTTTACATATTGATATGGTGTGGTTTGGTGTGGTTATGGCAGTGAATTTACAAACCGCATTTATTTCTCCACCTGTGGGATTTTCTTTGTTTTATTTACAAAGTGTTGCTCCTAAAGAAGTGAGTACATTAGATATTCATAAAAGTGCGATTCCTTTTATAGTTTTACAGTTTATTGTGTTATTAATTGTGATTGCTTTCCCGCAAACTGTTCGCTGGTTAATTGATATTTCAGCAACAACTGGTGTATAA
- a CDS encoding TRAP transporter substrate-binding protein: MKRRAIVNRLSQSAIAATGVAIVGGCQKAQNQAATGQTDTSNLPTVKWQMATSWPLSLETIFGGAQVLAERVKFLTNGKFIIEPRAAGEIAPGLEVLNVVSQGAVQAGHTAAYYYIGKSPALGFGTSVPFGLNAQQQNAWLYEGGGLTKLREIYASKFNVIQFPAGNTGTQMGGWFRNEVKTLNDLKGLKMRIPGLGGQVMAKLGVTVQTLPGGEIFQALQTGAIDAAEWVGPYDDEKLGLNKVAKFYYYPGWWEPGPTLEVQVNLDEWKKLPAQYQAALETAAYQSNTTMLARYDARNGEALERLLKTGTQVRAYSQEILEAAEKASFALYDEFAAKDADFKAVYEQWKPFRDRMYAWNNLNEGSLTRYAYGKLKAGS, encoded by the coding sequence ATGAAACGTCGAGCTATTGTTAACAGATTATCTCAAAGTGCGATCGCTGCCACCGGAGTAGCAATTGTTGGTGGTTGTCAAAAGGCACAAAATCAAGCCGCTACAGGTCAAACTGATACAAGTAACCTACCGACCGTTAAATGGCAAATGGCTACAAGTTGGCCATTGTCTTTAGAAACTATTTTTGGCGGAGCGCAGGTTTTAGCAGAGCGCGTCAAATTTCTCACTAACGGGAAATTTATCATCGAACCCCGTGCGGCTGGAGAGATAGCCCCCGGTTTAGAAGTTCTCAATGTGGTTTCCCAAGGTGCAGTCCAAGCCGGACATACTGCTGCTTATTACTACATTGGTAAAAGTCCCGCTCTAGGATTTGGTACATCAGTACCATTTGGACTTAATGCCCAACAACAAAACGCTTGGTTATATGAAGGCGGAGGTTTAACCAAACTGCGGGAAATTTACGCCAGCAAATTCAATGTGATTCAATTTCCTGCGGGAAATACGGGGACACAAATGGGGGGATGGTTTCGCAACGAAGTCAAAACACTTAATGATCTCAAGGGCTTAAAAATGCGGATTCCCGGTTTAGGGGGGCAAGTTATGGCTAAATTGGGAGTAACGGTACAGACTCTTCCTGGTGGGGAAATTTTCCAAGCCTTACAAACAGGTGCTATTGACGCGGCTGAGTGGGTGGGACCCTATGATGATGAAAAATTGGGTTTAAATAAAGTCGCTAAATTTTATTATTATCCAGGTTGGTGGGAACCAGGTCCAACTTTAGAAGTACAAGTTAATTTAGACGAATGGAAAAAGTTACCAGCTCAATACCAAGCAGCTTTAGAAACTGCTGCATATCAGTCGAATACAACAATGTTAGCTCGTTATGATGCTCGTAATGGTGAAGCATTGGAAAGACTATTAAAAACAGGTACTCAAGTGCGTGCTTATAGTCAAGAAATTTTGGAAGCAGCGGAAAAAGCCTCTTTTGCTTTATATGATGAATTTGCGGCTAAAGATGCTGATTTTAAAGCTGTTTATGAACAATGGAAACCCTTTAGAGATCGGATGTATGCGTGGAATAATCTTAATGAAGGCAGTTTAACTCGTTATGCCTATGGGAAGCTGAAAGCGGGGAGTTGA
- a CDS encoding restriction endonuclease → MTIPDFQTIMLPLLQYASDGKEHSLREAITYLADVFNLSDEERKELLSSGQQAVFDNRVGWARTYLKKAGLFISPKRGFFQITDRGRDILIQNPSEINLKFLNQFPEFIEFKTTKKDNDKSEPEIIEISETTPQESIEFGYQKIRKELELELLNRVKSCSPDFFERLVVDLLVKMGYGGSRRDAGRAIGKSGDGGIDGIIKEDKLGLDIVYIQAKRWDNTVVGRPEIQKFVGALHGQRARKGVFITTSRFSQEAREYVSIIDSKIVLIDGQELAQLMIDNHVGVSTVSIYEIKKIDSDYFTDE, encoded by the coding sequence ATGACTATTCCTGATTTTCAAACTATTATGCTCCCTTTATTGCAATATGCAAGTGATGGTAAGGAACATTCTTTAAGAGAGGCTATTACATATTTAGCTGATGTTTTTAATTTAAGTGATGAAGAAAGAAAAGAATTATTATCTAGTGGACAACAAGCGGTTTTTGATAATAGAGTAGGTTGGGCGAGAACTTATTTGAAAAAGGCAGGTTTATTTATTTCTCCAAAGAGAGGGTTTTTTCAAATTACTGACAGAGGTAGGGATATATTAATTCAAAATCCATCAGAAATTAATCTCAAGTTTCTTAATCAATTCCCAGAGTTTATAGAATTTAAAACTACTAAAAAAGATAATGATAAATCAGAACCGGAAATTATAGAAATATCGGAAACTACACCCCAAGAATCTATAGAATTTGGATATCAAAAAATTAGAAAGGAATTAGAGTTAGAGTTACTTAATCGGGTGAAAAGTTGTTCACCTGATTTTTTTGAAAGATTAGTGGTAGATTTACTTGTAAAAATGGGTTATGGTGGTTCAAGACGTGATGCTGGGAGAGCAATTGGTAAAAGTGGTGATGGGGGAATTGATGGGATAATTAAAGAAGATAAATTAGGTTTAGATATTGTTTATATTCAAGCGAAAAGATGGGATAATACTGTTGTTGGTAGACCAGAAATTCAAAAGTTTGTCGGGGCTTTACATGGACAAAGAGCAAGAAAAGGTGTTTTTATCACTACTTCTAGATTTTCCCAAGAAGCTAGAGAATATGTATCTATTATAGATAGTAAAATAGTGTTAATAGATGGACAAGAATTAGCCCAATTAATGATTGATAATCATGTGGGTGTTTCCACAGTTTCTATTTATGAGATTAAAAAAATAGATTCCGATTATTTTACAGATGAGTAA
- a CDS encoding AbrB/MazE/SpoVT family DNA-binding domain-containing protein, with amino-acid sequence MTTVVAKWGNSLAIRIPRSVAEQAQVTEGIAINFSVEGNRIVITPQKRKKYTLDELLEGMTPDKFHPEFETGNAVGNEDW; translated from the coding sequence ATGACAACAGTTGTGGCAAAATGGGGAAACAGTTTAGCGATTCGGATTCCCAGATCCGTAGCTGAACAAGCGCAAGTAACGGAAGGGATAGCGATAAATTTTAGTGTGGAAGGTAACAGGATTGTGATTACACCACAAAAAAGAAAAAAATATACCCTGGATGAGTTGCTTGAAGGTATGACTCCTGATAAATTTCATCCTGAATTTGAAACTGGAAACGCTGTGGGGAATGAAGATTGGTAG
- the aspS gene encoding aspartate--tRNA ligase, producing the protein MRTHYCGELRKEHIGETVTFYGWVDRRRDHGGVIFLDLRDRSGIVQIVSDPQRTPDSYEQANTLRNEYVVAITGRVTQRPPESLNPRLPTGEVEIYADKIELLNAVRKQLPFQVSTADTETVREDLRLKYRYLDLRRERMAQNMQLRHQVIKAMRRYLEDLEGFIEIETPILTRSTPEGARDYILPSRVNEGEWFALPQSPQLFKQLLMVSGMDRYYQIARCFRDEDLRADRQPEFTQLDMEMSFMSEDEIIELNEKLVCHIFKTVKGIDLPRPFPRLPYAEAMNRYGSDKPDTRYGLELVDVSDILKDSGFKVFREAISNGGIVKILPIPNGNDAISNVRIKPGGDIFREAAEAGAKGLAYIRVRENGEIDTIGAIKDNLTPEQKQEILTRTGAKAGHLLLFAAADRSTVNKTLDRIRQFVAKEFKLIEKDKINFLWVTEFPMFEWNAGENRLEALHHPFTAPHPDDINDLKTARAQAYDLVLNGFEVGGGSLRIYQREVQEQVFAAIGLSTEEAQSKFGFLLEAFEYGTPPHGGIAYGVDRLVMLLSGEESIRDVIAFPKTQQARCLLTDAPANVDAKQLKELHVASTFKPPLKYQDIMDKL; encoded by the coding sequence ATGCGAACTCACTATTGCGGCGAACTCCGAAAAGAACATATTGGTGAAACTGTTACCTTTTACGGATGGGTAGACCGTCGCCGCGATCACGGTGGTGTGATATTCTTAGATTTGCGCGATCGCTCTGGTATTGTCCAAATCGTCAGCGACCCCCAGCGCACCCCAGACTCCTACGAACAAGCTAACACACTCCGCAATGAATACGTTGTGGCAATCACCGGTAGAGTTACCCAACGTCCCCCAGAATCTCTAAATCCCCGGCTACCCACAGGCGAAGTCGAAATCTATGCTGATAAAATAGAACTCCTCAACGCCGTCCGTAAACAGTTACCTTTCCAAGTTTCCACCGCAGACACGGAAACAGTCAGGGAAGATTTGCGGTTAAAATATCGTTATTTGGACTTACGACGGGAACGCATGGCGCAAAATATGCAATTGCGTCACCAAGTCATCAAAGCCATGCGGCGCTACCTGGAAGACTTAGAAGGGTTTATCGAAATTGAAACCCCCATTCTTACCCGTTCTACTCCCGAAGGGGCGCGAGATTACATTCTTCCCAGTCGCGTCAATGAAGGTGAATGGTTTGCTTTACCGCAATCACCGCAACTATTCAAACAATTATTGATGGTATCGGGAATGGATAGATACTATCAAATTGCGCGATGTTTCCGCGATGAAGATCTACGGGCTGACAGACAACCGGAATTTACCCAATTAGACATGGAAATGAGTTTCATGTCTGAAGATGAAATTATCGAACTTAACGAAAAGTTAGTTTGTCATATTTTCAAAACCGTTAAAGGAATTGATTTACCTCGTCCTTTTCCTCGTCTTCCTTACGCGGAAGCTATGAACCGTTACGGAAGTGATAAACCAGATACCCGCTACGGTTTAGAATTAGTTGATGTTTCTGACATTTTAAAAGATTCCGGTTTCAAAGTTTTTCGAGAAGCTATTTCTAACGGTGGTATCGTTAAAATTCTCCCCATTCCTAACGGTAACGATGCAATTTCTAATGTTCGCATTAAACCAGGTGGCGATATTTTCCGGGAAGCCGCAGAAGCTGGAGCGAAAGGTTTAGCTTATATTCGTGTCCGAGAAAATGGTGAAATTGATACTATTGGCGCAATTAAAGATAATTTGACACCGGAACAAAAGCAGGAAATCTTAACCAGAACAGGTGCAAAAGCTGGACATTTGTTATTATTTGCGGCTGCTGATAGGTCCACTGTGAATAAAACTTTGGACAGAATTCGTCAATTTGTGGCTAAGGAATTTAAGTTAATTGAAAAAGATAAGATTAACTTCCTGTGGGTGACAGAATTTCCCATGTTTGAATGGAATGCAGGTGAAAACCGGCTAGAAGCATTACATCACCCATTTACAGCACCTCATCCTGATGATATCAATGATTTAAAGACCGCCCGCGCTCAAGCTTATGATTTGGTTTTAAATGGGTTTGAAGTTGGTGGGGGAAGTTTGCGAATTTATCAGCGAGAAGTTCAAGAACAGGTGTTTGCAGCTATTGGTTTATCAACGGAAGAAGCACAAAGTAAATTTGGCTTTTTGTTGGAAGCTTTTGAATATGGAACTCCTCCTCATGGTGGTATTGCTTACGGTGTAGATCGTTTGGTAATGTTGTTATCTGGAGAGGAATCTATTCGTGATGTGATTGCTTTTCCTAAGACTCAACAAGCTCGTTGTTTGTTAACAGATGCTCCTGCAAATGTGGACGCAAAACAGTTGAAGGAGTTGCACGTTGCTTCAACTTTTAAACCGCCGCTTAAATACCAAGACATTATGGATAAGTTATAA